GAAGGTTTCCCTGCTCTTTTTGATTTTAATGCAATTAATCTGAAATAATTATCTTTATTATCATTTTCTGCATTATCAAAATCCATAGGTTTAACTTCCCAAGCCAAAACTAATTCTTTCGGGAAAATTGATTTTATTTGCCTCAAATTTAATACTTCGTTAACTTTTGCCGTATCTTTTAAATGAGCATAGCCTATTGTTGCCGAACTTATCGGTTGATTATTTTTATTTACGTAAGGAATTAATAATGCAAATAAAGGATTTTGTTTTTGATACTCTTCAAAACCTTCTTTTTCTTTTAATGCAGCATTAGACTCATTAATATCCAGCAACGGATTTTGAGTTGAATCATCAGTTAACAATAAATTATCATTTTTTGTTGTGTCTAATAATAGTCCGCCGTCATCAGTAATTAACTCGACAGTATCAGTTGCTGCGGTATCAACTTTTGTAGTATCAATATTTCTAATGGAATTTAATTCTCTGAGTTTCGCATTTGCTTTATAAAAATATTCATATACTTCGGGGAAATCATAAGTTTCCCAAAATTGAAGATTTGCAGTTCCTTGTAATAATTTTCTTACTCGTTTCGGTTCTTTTATTCCCGGAAGTTCTATCAGTATTCTTCCTGAATTTCCTTCTAATTTTTGTATGTTCGGTTGAACAACACCGAATTTATCAATTCTTGAACGTAAAACATTTAAAGAATTATCGATTGCATCTTGTGCTTCCTGACGAATAATTTTTAAAACATCATCGTCTGTTGTACTGCTGTTAATACGATCTTTTAAAGTATATGTCGAAAATATAGCGTTTAATTGCAAATTCGGATCAATCTCTTTAAATGATTCATAAAATAAAGTAATAAAATCTGAGGTTGCATTTGCTTGCTTAACTTTTGCTGACTTTATTGCTTCTCGAAATGTTTGATTTGTGCTGTTATCGGCAAGACCTACTATAAGTTCTGAAACAGAAACTTCAAGAATAACATTCATACCGCCTTTTAAGTCAAGCCCCATGTTTATTTCTCTTTCTTGACATTCCTTAAATGTATATTTAGGAAACGGGTATGCTCTGATATTTGCAACCGAATCAAGATAAATTCTTTCTTTATCATAATCTCCTTGTGCATAATCTTTTGCCGCTTTTTTTACACGGTAAGTAGCATAAGTAAATGATAATTGATAAATACTTGCCAATGCCAAAATTACGGCAAGAAAAGTTATAACTCCTTTGTTTTGCATATCTTAATCTTAATTTAAAATAATTTTGATTTTCAGGGGTGCAAAGATATTGTTTTTTTTAAAAAAAAGAAAGAAAATATTAATGCATACATGAAATTTAATGTTAACTTTTTTTCAATATTTGAAACAAATCTTAAAAATATTTTTAATATTCTGATATTAAGGGAACTATATAATTAAGAAAGGCACGGAAAAAACCGCACCTTTTTTAATTAACTTTACAAATATATTTAAATAAGATTCATACCGTCAAATACATCCATTACACCTTTTACAGCTTTGGCAGATGTATTTAAATCTTTTGTTTCTTGCTCATTTAAATCAAGTTCAATTATTTCTTCAATTCCGTTTTTACCGAGAATAACAGGAACACCAAGATAAATTTTATCAAGTCCGTATTGTCCTTCAAGATAAGCACAAACAGGAAAAGTTCGTTTTTCGTCTTTAATAATTGCTTCTACCATTTGAGCCGCAGCAGCTCCGGGTGCATACCAAGCAGAAGTTCCCATTAAAGCAACTAATTCGCCTCCTCCTTTTTTAGTTCTCGTAACTATTTCGTTTAATCTTTCTTCTTTAATATATTGTGTAATCGGAATACCGTTTACTTTTGTATATCTCGGAAGCGGAACCATTGTATCGCCGTGTCCGCCCATTAATAATGCTTGTATATCTTTCGGCGAAGTTCCCATTTCATCTGCAAGAAAAGCTCTGTATCTTGCAGTATCAAGAATACCTGCCATTCCGAAAACTTTTTTAGAATCGACTCCTGCTGTTTTATACGCTGCATAAGTCATAACATCTAAAGGATTAGAAACTATAATAATAATAGCATCGGGTGATTTCTCAATTGCTTTTTTTGTAACTTCGTTTACTATTTTTGCATTTGTTGAAATTAAATCGTCTCTTGACATACCCGGTTTACGCGGTAAGCCTGAAGTAATTACAATAACATCCGAACCTGCAGTTTTAGAATAGTCATTTGTAGAGCCTGTAATTCTTGCATTAAACCCCTCAATAGCAGATGTTTGCCACATATCAAGAGCTTTACCTTCTGCTAAGCCTTCTTTAATATCTAATAATACAACTTCTTTTACAATATCTTTTCTTGCAACTGAATCTGCAACTGTAGCACCTACATTTCCGGCACCTATAACTGTTACTTTACTCATAATAATATAATTTTTTTGATTTAGTAAATTTATTTGCCGGCTAAATTAACTGAAAAAAATTTAGTCTAAACATATTTAGCAACATATTATATATTCCCAACAGCATAATTACAACTCAAAATCAGGTGAAAAAGTTAAGTTTTTTTAATTAAAAGTATAATTGAATAAAACCTTGTATAACTTCGCCTGTTTCTCTGTTTAACTCAGAACCGTGCATACTGTGAGGTATGGAAAAAATAATGATTGTTACCAAAGATGCAATTATAACAGATATCCTGTTTTCTTTTTTTCTGTTTAATAAAAAGGCTGCCAACCAAGCCAAAAATGCAATAAGGAGCTTGTTATCAGTTAAATCCCAGCCAAACGGAACTCCCGCCCAATATTCAAGGAATGCAAATTTTTGAACGATGGGTCCGAGAATCATTCCGCCGATTAACATTAAAATTAGAGTTATGCTTGTATATCTTTTAAATTGCGGGATTTTAAATACTGCAAATAAACCGGCAACATTTGCTAAAAACATTGCGAAGAAAATAAATATAACATGAGGAATAATGACATATACAGGAACTCCTCCTTTAAATCTTACTACTATCGGTTGTTTTTTAAAATGTTCTTTTGTTCCTTTATTGTCAGTAATTGAGAAATAATACATTAATTTTCCGGCAGGCGGTTGGTGAGGCAACTTTGCGATAAATACATTTTGATCTTCGACTTTCTCAAATTTAAAGTTTTCTGTACTCCACTTTTCTTCATTAATTACCGGATAATGTTTCCAATATAGTGTAGCATTAACTTCTGCATCATCAATATCTAAAATTATGCTTGCATCATCATCACCGCCGTGAGAACGAATAAGTTTTAAATTATATTCTTTTCCGTTTAATGTGATTTTTTCTTTTTTCGGATAAGTCGGTCCTGTCATTTTTTGATAGACAGCTGCAACTAAGGTTATTATTAATCCTAACGTCCATAATAATATTCTTTTTCCTTTCATTTGCTCATTATTTAATTAAAGTTATAAAATTAAATTATTTAGTATTACAGCTGAACAGCCAACACTTGTTTTTTTTCATTTCGAATAATATCTACCATAACTCTTTGTCCTTTTTCAAGTTTTCCCAAAACTTCCATATATTCATAAATATTTGCAATTTTTTCACCGTTTAGTGCCGTTATTACATCTCCTCTTTTTAAACCTCCTGTTTCTGCCGGACCGCCTTTTGTAACTCCGTCAACTCTCAGTCCTTTGTTTGACGTATCTCCGAAACCGGGCATAATTCCTAAGGTTACTTTTAATCCTCTGCTGCTTTTTCTGCTTTGAGGCATTTCTGTTTCGGTAAAAGTTAATTTTTCTTTTCTTCCCGATAAATCTTTTATTATATTGAATATCAGTTTTGTAACTGCTTCTTGCCCCGTAATATTTATTTTCTCAGTATCATCAAAAGGAGTGTGATAATCTTCATGAGCTCCTGTATTAAAAAATAAAACAGGAATATTCATTCTGTAAAAAGATGAGTGATCGGAAGCCCCTGAACCTCCCGGGGAATATGAGAGTTTCAAATTTGTTTCGTTTTTATACTTATTAAGAAATTCATTAAATTCTTTTGCCGTTCCCGTTCCTGCAATCGTAACATTTTTTTCTGCATTTAACCGTCCCAGCATATCCAAATTTACCATTGTATATACTTTCGATAAGTTAACCGGCGGATTATTAACAAAATATGAAGACCCTAATAATCCCATTTCTTCTGCACCGAAAGCAATAAAAAGAATGCTTCTTTCAGGTTTTATTTTTTCATCATTAAATTTCTCTGCAATTTCAAGCAATGATGAAATACCGGAAGCATTATCATCAGCTCCGTTATGAACAGCAACGGTATCGGGCATTCTTGACCCTGAATTTTTTCCGCCTAAACCAAGATGGTCATAATGTGCTCCGACTACAATAAATTCTTGTGAAAGTGTTTTGTTACTTCCGGGTAAAATTGCCAAAACATTATGTGTTTGTGTTTTTACATATTCAATATCAACAGTAGCCTTAATTTTTGTTTTTGTAATAAAAGAATTATGTTTTCTTTCTTTAATTAGAATATTTTCATAATCAATAATAGATTTTCCGTTATCAAGAACTTTATCTGCTAATTGTCTTTTGATTTGAATTACGGGAATTTTAACTTGTGCATTACCTCTGCCGTATTTCAGTTCCGCTAATTTATCTTCTTTATCAAATGTTTCTCCGGAAACCAACAGAACACCTGCTGCACCTTTTTTTACGGCTGTCATTACTTTTGAAAGATCCGAGCTGTAAGGAATGTAAAAACTGTTTCTGTTGCTCATTTCAGGATCCCCTCTCAAAACTAAAACCCATTTACCTTTTACATCAACGTCTTTATAATCATTCCATTTTATGCTGTCAGTGTTTATATCAAAACCGTAGCCGACAAAAACAGCTTTAGACGAAACCGTTCCGTTACCGGAAAACGGCAAAGGAATATTATCTTCCAAAGACTTTGCACTGAATTTATTGATATACAAATGATTATTACTGTTGTGCTTAATACCTGTAGTAATGTTAAAATATTGGTAACCGTTATCTCCCGCTAATGATAAGCCGTTTTTTTTAAATTCATTTTTAATATATTCCGCAGCAAGTTCATCTCCTTTGGTACCGGGTTTTCTGCCTCCTAATTCATCTGATGCTAAATACTCAATGTGTTTTTTAATTTCTTTTCCTGTGATGCTTTGTGTAAAGCCAATAATATTCAAAGACAGGAATATTGATAATATTAAATATTTCATATAATTTTTATTTATAATATTTCTAAATAACAGCAAAAATATAAAATAAATTGTTTGCTGCAATAAAAGTAAATCTTTACCATTTTACGGCAATTTTTCCGACAGATTTTCTTTTTTGAATATAATCATGTGCTTCTTCTAAATCTTTTACATCAAAAACTTTATTTACAGTAGGATTAATTTCGCCTTTATTGAATAAATCAACAACATTACCCATACATTTTTTTAAGATGTACGGTTTATAATCGCCTATTTGAAGCATATTTACACCTATTAACGTTTGCGAGTTTGCAAAAAATTGTGTGGGTCTGTATTTGCCGAAACCTAAAAGCGTTTTTATTTGCCTGAATGCACTTTTTTTATCACTGTTTCCTGCAATTTGAGCGGCTCCGTACATTGCGAACCTTCCTCCGGGAGCAAGTAATTTCAATCCTTTTTTAACATAATTACCGCCTATGGAATCAAATATTGCATCCATACTTTTTTCTCCTTTAACAGATTTAATATATTCATAGAAATCTTGTTTTCTGTAATTGATAGGAAAGTCAACACCTTGTTTCTTTAAATATTCAATTTTCTCATCAGACCCGGCTGTTCCGTAAACAGTACAGCCTCTTCTTTTTGCTAATTGAACCAATGCTGTTCCTACTCCTCCGGCAGCTGCTTGTACTAAAACATGTTCGCCTTTTTGCAAATTCATGCTGTATTCGGCTGCATAATAAGCGGTTGCATATTGGGTTGCTAAAGCTGTTGCTTTTGCTGCATCTGTATCTTCTTTAATAGGTATCACACCGTGATGATTTGTATTAACATGAGTTGCATATCCTCCGAATCTTGTAAGAGCAGTAACTCTTTGCCCAATTTCAAGATCTTTAACATTGCTTCCTTTTTTTATAATTCTTCCCGCAACATCATACCCGATAACAGCAGGTAACGAAGGACAAGCCTTATAATAACCCAAACGTGCCATAACATCTGCAAAATTTAAACCGAACACTTCAACTTCAATTGTTACATCATTTTCTCCCGGTTCAGGCAGGTTGAGTTCTCTTAATTCAAAGGCATCTTTTGAACCTCCGTTTTTTATAAGATAGTATGCTTTCATGTTTTTTATATTAATTTAGAAAGCACAAAACTATTAAATGTATTCGAGAATTAGAATGAAAAGATTAAATTTGTTTTTTTTTGAAATTTAAACAATAAGTAAACATGAGGAGGTTATCAATATTATTAATCGTAATTATTTTTTTCAGTATAAAAATCTATGCACAAGATAAAAGCGATTGGCAGGGAGGAGTTCCTGAAGGATGTACAACAATTACGGCAGGAAAATCAGCAACAACAGACGGCTCAGTCGTAACTTCACATACCGATGACAGCCATAAAACTCGTTCATGGATGAATATTATTCCTGCAAAAGACTATAATGAGAATGAAATTACAATTATGTATAAACGAACAAGCACCGACAGTTTGGCGATGCCTGCTTATAAACATACACCAATCGGCAGTATTCCGCAAGTGAATCATACATATCAATTTATAAATACTGCCTATCCGTCAATGAATGAGCATCAACTGGCAATAGGGGAATCAACTTTCGGCGGAAGAGATGAGTTGCAATCAGATAAAGGTTTAATAGATTGCCAAAGATTATGTCAATTAATG
The sequence above is drawn from the Bacteroidales bacterium genome and encodes:
- the mdh gene encoding malate dehydrogenase, with product MSKVTVIGAGNVGATVADSVARKDIVKEVVLLDIKEGLAEGKALDMWQTSAIEGFNARITGSTNDYSKTAGSDVIVITSGLPRKPGMSRDDLISTNAKIVNEVTKKAIEKSPDAIIIIVSNPLDVMTYAAYKTAGVDSKKVFGMAGILDTARYRAFLADEMGTSPKDIQALLMGGHGDTMVPLPRYTKVNGIPITQYIKEERLNEIVTRTKKGGGELVALMGTSAWYAPGAAAAQMVEAIIKDEKRTFPVCAYLEGQYGLDKIYLGVPVILGKNGIEEIIELDLNEQETKDLNTSAKAVKGVMDVFDGMNLI
- a CDS encoding M20/M25/M40 family metallo-hydrolase; amino-acid sequence: MKYLILSIFLSLNIIGFTQSITGKEIKKHIEYLASDELGGRKPGTKGDELAAEYIKNEFKKNGLSLAGDNGYQYFNITTGIKHNSNNHLYINKFSAKSLEDNIPLPFSGNGTVSSKAVFVGYGFDINTDSIKWNDYKDVDVKGKWVLVLRGDPEMSNRNSFYIPYSSDLSKVMTAVKKGAAGVLLVSGETFDKEDKLAELKYGRGNAQVKIPVIQIKRQLADKVLDNGKSIIDYENILIKERKHNSFITKTKIKATVDIEYVKTQTHNVLAILPGSNKTLSQEFIVVGAHYDHLGLGGKNSGSRMPDTVAVHNGADDNASGISSLLEIAEKFNDEKIKPERSILFIAFGAEEMGLLGSSYFVNNPPVNLSKVYTMVNLDMLGRLNAEKNVTIAGTGTAKEFNEFLNKYKNETNLKLSYSPGGSGASDHSSFYRMNIPVLFFNTGAHEDYHTPFDDTEKINITGQEAVTKLIFNIIKDLSGRKEKLTFTETEMPQSRKSSRGLKVTLGIMPGFGDTSNKGLRVDGVTKGGPAETGGLKRGDVITALNGEKIANIYEYMEVLGKLEKGQRVMVDIIRNEKKQVLAVQL
- a CDS encoding zinc-binding dehydrogenase, whose product is MKAYYLIKNGGSKDAFELRELNLPEPGENDVTIEVEVFGLNFADVMARLGYYKACPSLPAVIGYDVAGRIIKKGSNVKDLEIGQRVTALTRFGGYATHVNTNHHGVIPIKEDTDAAKATALATQYATAYYAAEYSMNLQKGEHVLVQAAAGGVGTALVQLAKRRGCTVYGTAGSDEKIEYLKKQGVDFPINYRKQDFYEYIKSVKGEKSMDAIFDSIGGNYVKKGLKLLAPGGRFAMYGAAQIAGNSDKKSAFRQIKTLLGFGKYRPTQFFANSQTLIGVNMLQIGDYKPYILKKCMGNVVDLFNKGEINPTVNKVFDVKDLEEAHDYIQKRKSVGKIAVKW